The following DNA comes from Vicinamibacterales bacterium.
CTTCGGCGGTTCGTTCACCCAGTACGACATCTGGGCGAAGGACGTCACGCTCATCCCGTCGGTCAACTTCCAGGTATTGTCGAACGACCCGGCGAACACGATGTTCACGGCCGCGAATTTTCCTGGCGCCTCGCAGGACCATCTGACGGCGGCGTCGAATCTGTACGCGCTGCTGACCGGACGCGTCTCGCAGATCGGCGGCAACGCCAGGCTGGATGCCGGCACGGGCAAGTATGTCTACGTCGGTCCGGGGCTGCAGGAAGGGCGGCTGCGCGAGTACGAGGTCTTCGCGCAGGATCGGTGGCGCATCCGCTCGAACATGACGCTGAATCTCGGTGTCCGCTACGCGCTCCAGAATCCGTTCCAGCCGAGGAACAGTCTGTACTCAACCGCGAACATCAACCAGGTCTGCGGCATCTCGGGCGCGGCGAGCGACAATTCGTGCAACCTGTTCAAGCCGGGCAACACGCCGGGTCAACTCCCGACCTACGATCAGTACAAAGCGGGATCGAAGGCGCATAACACCGATCTGAACAACGTGGCGCCGAGCGTGGGCATCGCGTGGACGCCGGCGCAGAAGGGCGGCGTGCTCGGCGCGCTGATGGGACGTGAAGGGGACTTCGTCATCCGCGGCGGCTACAACCGCGCCTACAGCCGCCCGGGCATGAACGACTACACCGGGCGTCTGAATGCCAATCCCGGGATTCTGATCGATGCGACCCGCAACTCGGGGCTGAACAACCTCGGCGCGGCGCCGCTCCTGTTCCGCGACACCAGCCGGCTCGGTCCCCCCGCGATCCCGGAGTCCCCCGCATATCCGCTGCCGGCCTCGACCGCCAGTTCGATCAACACGTTCGATCCGAACCTGCAGGTGCCGTCGGCCGACTCCTGGTCCGCGGGTCTGCAGCGTGGCCTCGGGCGCGACATGGCGGTCGAGATCCGCTACGTCGGCACGCGCAGCCGCGACGGCTGGGCGGCCCCCGGCGCCGGCGTCGGCGGGTTCAATTACAACGAGTTCAACATCACCGACAACGGCTTCCTCCAGGAGTTCCGGCGGGCGCAGGCGAATCTGCGCGCGAACCTGGCGGCGACGGGCGCCCCGTCGTTCGCCTACACCGGCGCGCCCGGCACGTCACCGCTGCCGATCTTCCTCGCCTATTACAACGCCCAGCCGGCGGCGAACGCCGGCAACCCGGCGCTCTACACCGGCGGCAGCTGGACCAACGCGACGTTCCTCGGCTTCCTTGCCGAACGGAATCCGCAGCCGTTCAACTTCGCGTCGACGAACACGACCAACGGCCTGCAAGGGAACGCGCAGTTCAGGAACAACGCGATCGCCGCCGGCCTGCCCGCGAACTTCTTCATCGCCAACCCGCACTCGTCCGCGGCGCTCGTGGTGAAGAACTACTTCAAGACGCGCTACAACGCGCTCCAGCTCGAGCTCCGGCGCCGGTACTCGAAGGGGCTGCAGTTCAATTCGAGTTACACGTTCGGCCACCAGTACGACAACCAGTTCGCCAGCTTCTTCCGGGGCGAGTACTGGCTGCGTCCGTCAGGCAATACCGGTGACATCCCGCATGCCTTCAAGGCGAATGTCATCTACGATCTGCCGTTCGGCCAGGGGCGCCGCTGGGCCAATACGTCGAACGGGGTGCTGAATCGCATCGTCGGTGGCTGGCAGATCGGCGTCTTCTCACGCCTGCAGAGCGGCACGCCGGTGAACATCGGCAACGTCCGTCTCGTCGGCATGAGCACCAAGGACGTGCAGAAGATGTTCAAGCTGCGGTTCGACGACGCGAACAAGCGCGTATTCATGTTCCCGCAGGACGTCATCGACAACACGATCCTCGCGTTCAACGTCAGCGCGACGTCGGCGACCGGCTACAGCAACCTTGGCGTGCCCACCGGCCGCTACTTCGCTCCCGCGAACGGCCCGGACTGCATCGAGATTGGCAACGGCAATTACGGTGACTGCGGCATCCGCGCCCTCATCCTGAACGGCCCGCGATTCCAGCAGCACGACCTGCGGATCGCGAAGCGAACCGCGATCGTGGGCCGGACCAATCTCGAGATCGCGGCGCAGATGCTGAACGTGTTCAATCACCCGAACTTCCTGGCGGTCAGCGGTATCGGCAACACGACGATTGCCGGGTATCGCGT
Coding sequences within:
- a CDS encoding TonB-dependent receptor codes for the protein MNRSAMRWGVVFLCAVVSLAAPRTLSAQGSTTQTLSGSVMDTTGAVVPGADVVAKHNSTGVTSTAVSNAEGLFSIASLPIGTYTVTVTLQGFKTVVINNVVITSAAGANVKATMQVGGVTEQVTVSSSSEIVQTQSSAVSQTINAKQITQLPITSRSAMDFVNMLPGVTTANGNRQATINGLPRGTINITLDGVNVQDNTLRTSDGFFAIVSPRLDAIEEVTVSTASQDSGDSGQGAVQVKFVTRSGTNNFTGSGYYFGRRDWLNANTWFNNRDGVKKAKLRQNQGGFRAGGPIVIPGLFDGHNKAFFFANYEELRQPNQVTRNNRNVLTASAQAGNYCYTGGCINVLALAAANGQLATVDPTIGKVLSDIRAAVSGGSLADLDANVQQFTFNVPVMTQRRYPTFSLDYNLTQNHRAKFAYNYQKFSDYPDTLNSMEYSFPGFPVSAGQTSIRLGWSGSMRSTLGRNLVNEARLGYSGAPVRFFDEMTPAMFADYQGFALNFPSVGSGLTSPAAPPFRPQSRNANSLLIDDTLNWLKGSHSLSFGGSFTQYDIWAKDVTLIPSVNFQVLSNDPANTMFTAANFPGASQDHLTAASNLYALLTGRVSQIGGNARLDAGTGKYVYVGPGLQEGRLREYEVFAQDRWRIRSNMTLNLGVRYALQNPFQPRNSLYSTANINQVCGISGAASDNSCNLFKPGNTPGQLPTYDQYKAGSKAHNTDLNNVAPSVGIAWTPAQKGGVLGALMGREGDFVIRGGYNRAYSRPGMNDYTGRLNANPGILIDATRNSGLNNLGAAPLLFRDTSRLGPPAIPESPAYPLPASTASSINTFDPNLQVPSADSWSAGLQRGLGRDMAVEIRYVGTRSRDGWAAPGAGVGGFNYNEFNITDNGFLQEFRRAQANLRANLAATGAPSFAYTGAPGTSPLPIFLAYYNAQPAANAGNPALYTGGSWTNATFLGFLAERNPQPFNFASTNTTNGLQGNAQFRNNAIAAGLPANFFIANPHSSAALVVKNYFKTRYNALQLELRRRYSKGLQFNSSYTFGHQYDNQFASFFRGEYWLRPSGNTGDIPHAFKANVIYDLPFGQGRRWANTSNGVLNRIVGGWQIGVFSRLQSGTPVNIGNVRLVGMSTKDVQKMFKLRFDDANKRVFMFPQDVIDNTILAFNVSATSATGYSNLGVPTGRYFAPANGPDCIEIGNGNYGDCGIRALILNGPRFQQHDLRIAKRTAIVGRTNLEIAAQMLNVFNHPNFLAVSGIGNTTIAGYRVTGLQGQDTARVIQMEVRFNW